From Riemerella anatipestifer ATCC 11845 = DSM 15868, a single genomic window includes:
- a CDS encoding putative signal transducing protein, with protein sequence MVKIFESGFLYEVEIMKSKLLSEGIESYIKNEYVNNVAVMPVNQNYILMVDESNADQAREILDRIEE encoded by the coding sequence ATGGTAAAAATATTTGAGTCAGGATTTCTATACGAAGTAGAGATTATGAAATCTAAACTTTTATCTGAAGGTATAGAAAGCTATATTAAAAATGAGTATGTTAATAATGTAGCTGTAATGCCTGTAAACCAAAACTATATCCTTATGGTAGACGAGAGTAATGCTGACCAAGCAAGAGAAATATTGGATAGAATAGAAGAGTAA
- a CDS encoding acyl-CoA dehydrogenase family protein, with protein MSYYPLNSIPDYYMLDNLLTEEHKLVRNSVRQWVQSSVIPQIDNAAQTHKEIPNLMQQLGTIGALGAYIPKEYGGAGLDQISYGIIMQELERGDSAVRSAASVQASLVMYPIFEFGTEEQKRKFLPLLGAGEITGAFGLTEPNHGSNPSDMETRIKDMGDYFLLNGAKMWITNAPTCDIAIVWAKDETNTIRGLIVERGMEGFTTPETLNKWSLRASRTGELVFQNVKVPKENLLPNVKGIKGPLSCLNSARYGISWGVIGAAIDCYCTAVQYAKERTQFGKPIGSFQLQQKKLAEFLTEITKAQLLSWRLGLLKNENKATPAQISMAKRNNVKMALDIARESRQILGAMGIMGDFPMMRHAANLESVITYEGTHDIHLLITGMDITSISAFS; from the coding sequence ATGAGTTATTATCCACTTAATAGTATCCCAGACTATTACATGCTAGATAACCTTCTTACCGAAGAGCATAAATTGGTTAGAAATTCTGTGAGACAATGGGTGCAAAGTTCTGTAATTCCTCAGATAGATAACGCTGCACAAACACATAAAGAAATCCCCAACCTAATGCAACAATTGGGTACAATAGGAGCTCTAGGAGCCTATATTCCAAAAGAGTATGGTGGTGCTGGGCTAGACCAAATTTCCTACGGCATCATTATGCAAGAGTTAGAAAGAGGAGACTCTGCGGTGCGTTCTGCGGCTTCGGTGCAAGCATCATTAGTAATGTATCCTATTTTTGAATTCGGAACAGAGGAACAAAAAAGAAAATTCCTACCTTTACTCGGAGCGGGTGAAATTACAGGAGCTTTCGGGCTTACCGAACCCAACCACGGCTCTAATCCGTCTGATATGGAAACTCGCATTAAAGATATGGGCGATTATTTTTTGCTTAATGGAGCTAAAATGTGGATTACCAATGCTCCTACTTGCGACATTGCTATTGTTTGGGCTAAAGATGAAACCAATACTATTAGAGGGTTAATTGTAGAAAGAGGAATGGAAGGTTTCACTACTCCAGAAACACTCAATAAATGGAGTTTAAGAGCCTCTAGAACAGGAGAATTGGTATTTCAAAATGTGAAAGTCCCTAAAGAAAATCTCCTACCGAATGTAAAAGGAATTAAAGGTCCATTATCCTGTCTTAACTCTGCTAGATATGGAATTTCTTGGGGCGTTATAGGTGCTGCTATAGATTGCTATTGCACCGCAGTACAATACGCCAAAGAGCGTACACAGTTTGGGAAACCTATTGGTAGTTTTCAACTTCAACAAAAGAAATTAGCCGAGTTTCTCACAGAAATTACTAAAGCTCAACTTCTTTCGTGGCGTTTAGGTTTGCTTAAAAATGAAAACAAAGCTACTCCAGCACAAATCTCTATGGCTAAAAGAAATAATGTAAAAATGGCATTAGACATTGCTAGGGAAAGCAGGCAAATACTAGGTGCTATGGGGATTATGGGAGACTTCCCTATGATGCGACACGCCGCCAATCTAGAATCTGTAATTACTTACGAAGGTACTCACGATATTCATCTTTTAATAACAGGTATGGATATCACGAGTATTAGTGCTTTCTCATAA
- a CDS encoding CoA transferase subunit A — MIDKTVKNVQEACEGIKDGMTIMLGGFGLCGIPENSIAELVRKNVKNLTCISNNAGVDDFGLGLLLQNKQIKKMISSYVGENAEFERQLLSGELEVELIPQGTLATRCLAAGYGMPAFFTPAGVGTEVAEGKEVRNFNGKDYLLEYAFDADFAIVKAWKGDTAGNLIYRSTARNFNPPMAMAGKITIAEVEELVPAGTLDPDQIHTPGIYVHRIFQGENYEKRIEQRTVRKTNQD, encoded by the coding sequence ATGATAGATAAAACAGTTAAAAATGTACAAGAAGCCTGCGAAGGTATCAAAGACGGAATGACCATTATGCTTGGCGGATTTGGGCTATGCGGAATCCCAGAGAATAGCATTGCTGAGCTGGTAAGAAAAAATGTAAAAAATCTCACTTGTATTTCTAATAATGCAGGTGTTGATGATTTTGGACTAGGACTTTTACTTCAAAATAAACAAATAAAAAAAATGATTTCTTCCTATGTGGGAGAAAATGCCGAATTTGAAAGACAACTACTAAGCGGAGAGTTAGAGGTAGAACTTATCCCACAGGGGACTCTAGCGACTAGATGTTTGGCTGCGGGGTATGGTATGCCTGCTTTTTTCACACCTGCTGGCGTAGGGACAGAAGTTGCCGAAGGTAAAGAGGTCAGAAACTTTAATGGTAAAGATTATCTTTTAGAATATGCTTTTGATGCTGATTTTGCCATCGTTAAAGCTTGGAAAGGCGACACAGCAGGAAATTTAATATATCGTTCTACTGCTAGAAATTTTAATCCACCAATGGCAATGGCTGGTAAAATTACGATTGCAGAGGTAGAAGAACTTGTACCTGCAGGAACATTAGACCCTGACCAAATACATACTCCTGGAATTTATGTACACCGTATTTTCCAAGGAGAAAATTACGAGAAGAGAATAGAGCAAAGAACCGTAAGAAAAACCAATCAAGACTAA
- a CDS encoding 3-oxoacid CoA-transferase subunit B yields MALTKEQIAQRIAKEIKNNSYVNLGIGIPTLVANYIPKGINVVLQSENGLLGMGPFPEEGKEDADLINAGKQTITTLPGSVVFDSAMSFGMIRAQKVDLTILGAMEVSESGDIANWKIPGKMVKGMGGAMDLVASAKNIIVAMQQVNKHGESKLLQKCSLPLTGVKCIKKVVTELGVYEIVPEGGFKLLEKAPNVSLDDIKKATAGKLIIEGEIPEIVLD; encoded by the coding sequence ATGGCTTTAACAAAAGAACAAATAGCACAAAGAATTGCTAAAGAAATAAAAAATAATTCCTATGTTAATCTAGGCATAGGTATCCCTACCCTAGTTGCCAACTACATTCCGAAAGGCATAAATGTTGTATTGCAATCCGAAAATGGGTTACTCGGAATGGGACCCTTTCCAGAGGAAGGCAAAGAGGATGCAGATTTAATAAACGCAGGTAAGCAAACCATCACTACTTTACCAGGTTCAGTAGTTTTTGATTCAGCGATGAGTTTCGGTATGATTAGAGCTCAAAAAGTAGATTTAACCATACTAGGAGCGATGGAAGTTTCCGAAAGCGGAGACATCGCTAACTGGAAAATACCGGGTAAAATGGTAAAAGGTATGGGAGGTGCGATGGATTTAGTTGCTTCCGCAAAGAATATTATTGTGGCAATGCAACAGGTGAATAAACACGGCGAGTCTAAACTTCTCCAAAAATGTAGCTTACCTCTTACAGGAGTTAAATGTATCAAAAAAGTAGTTACAGAGCTTGGCGTTTACGAAATAGTACCCGAAGGAGGCTTTAAATTATTAGAAAAAGCACCTAATGTAAGCCTAGACGATATTAAAAAGGCAACAGCTGGGAAACTCATTATAGAAGGAGAAATCCCAGAAATAGTTTTAGATTAA
- a CDS encoding phosphoenolpyruvate carboxylase: MEDRKTKLERFEESVLSKYQIYNSIFMTLPFSGVSNVGRFLPLFGEECKKGYQDNKTPTEIVEEFFKKYAPQSSEKETNDLLFRFIQYIERQVVLFDAIEDAAFSTVNNMDGLGSIRNMKEKAEARNKVTELKATLQKLKVRPVLTAHPTQFYPDSVLVIINDLTQAIKDNDLTTIKKLLAQLGKTPFYKKEKPSPLDEAIGLIWYLENVFYHSMGNIYSYLKKHILKDEALKNPVVELGFWPGGDRDGNPFVKPETTLKVAERLKKSILKNYYKDIRVLKRRLTFKGVEHLVKNLEDQLYKAAFLEEENTLTLQEFRQSLEEIRAILISEHQSLFVDELDALLYKVDIFGFYFASLDIRQDSRIHRIVIEDIAKSTSGKIIPENYSSLSCEEQIQVLSQVNGVLDLTSFNQEITKDTLGSILMMMAIQKENGEKGCNRYIISNNQNAANVLEVYTLLKLCGWQNPTVDIVPLFETIDDLDNAEEVMTTLYQNKDYKEHLKSRGYQQTIMLGFSDGTKDGGYLKANWSIYTAKERLTKISREYGIEVLFFDGRGGPPARGGGKSHQFYASFGKDIESDAIQITIQGQTISSNFGTLDSSQYNLEQLISAGVNNKIFTSEQASISSEEKEILQDLADISYQKYTEFKNHPKFIPYLEKMSTLKYYAKANIGSRPSKRGNSDTLNFSDLRAIPFVGSWSQLKQNVPGFYGVGTALAHYDANGNFEKLKALYKKSLFFRTLLENSMMSLTKSFFKLTEYMKDDVEFGAFWQEIYQEYQLSKEMLLKLTEFKSLMEDHPAGKASIQMREEMVLPLLTIQQYALKKVQDGSPLSEVYENMVVRSLFGNINASRNSA; encoded by the coding sequence ATGGAGGATAGAAAAACAAAACTAGAGCGTTTTGAAGAAAGTGTGTTATCTAAATATCAGATTTACAACAGTATTTTTATGACATTACCTTTCAGTGGTGTGTCTAATGTGGGGAGATTTTTGCCTCTGTTTGGCGAAGAATGTAAAAAAGGCTATCAAGATAATAAAACACCTACCGAAATCGTAGAAGAGTTTTTCAAAAAATACGCTCCACAATCCTCCGAAAAAGAAACTAACGACCTTCTGTTTAGGTTTATACAATATATTGAAAGGCAAGTAGTTTTATTTGATGCCATAGAAGATGCCGCCTTTTCCACAGTAAATAATATGGACGGACTGGGCAGTATCCGAAATATGAAAGAGAAAGCCGAAGCTCGTAACAAGGTTACTGAACTTAAAGCTACTCTACAAAAACTTAAAGTAAGACCTGTACTTACTGCTCACCCAACTCAATTCTATCCAGACTCTGTATTGGTTATCATTAACGATTTAACCCAAGCGATTAAAGATAATGACTTAACCACCATCAAAAAACTTCTAGCACAGCTAGGTAAAACGCCTTTCTATAAAAAGGAAAAACCAAGTCCGTTAGATGAAGCTATTGGGCTTATTTGGTATTTAGAAAATGTATTTTACCATTCTATGGGGAATATTTACAGCTATCTTAAAAAACATATTTTGAAAGATGAAGCTCTTAAAAACCCCGTGGTAGAACTAGGCTTTTGGCCCGGAGGCGATAGAGATGGTAACCCTTTTGTAAAACCAGAAACCACTCTAAAAGTAGCAGAGAGACTCAAAAAAAGTATTCTAAAAAACTACTATAAAGACATCAGAGTCCTAAAAAGAAGACTCACTTTTAAAGGAGTGGAACATTTAGTAAAAAATCTAGAAGACCAACTCTATAAAGCAGCATTTTTAGAAGAAGAAAACACTCTAACGCTTCAAGAGTTCAGACAATCTCTTGAAGAAATACGAGCCATTTTAATCTCAGAACATCAATCTCTATTTGTAGATGAGCTAGATGCTTTACTCTATAAAGTTGATATCTTTGGATTCTATTTTGCAAGTCTAGACATCAGACAAGATTCTAGAATCCATCGAATTGTGATAGAAGATATTGCAAAATCTACCTCTGGAAAAATTATTCCCGAGAACTATTCAAGCCTTTCCTGTGAAGAACAAATCCAAGTTTTATCACAAGTAAATGGTGTGTTAGACCTAACCTCATTTAACCAAGAAATCACTAAAGATACCTTAGGTTCTATCCTAATGATGATGGCTATCCAAAAAGAAAATGGAGAAAAAGGTTGCAACAGGTATATTATTAGTAATAATCAAAACGCAGCTAATGTACTAGAGGTATATACCTTACTGAAGCTTTGTGGTTGGCAGAACCCTACCGTAGATATTGTACCACTTTTTGAGACCATAGATGATTTGGACAATGCCGAAGAGGTAATGACAACGCTTTACCAAAATAAAGATTACAAAGAACACCTTAAATCTAGAGGCTATCAACAAACCATTATGCTCGGTTTTTCTGACGGAACTAAAGACGGTGGCTATCTAAAAGCCAACTGGAGCATCTATACCGCTAAAGAAAGACTTACCAAAATCTCTAGAGAATATGGTATAGAAGTTCTGTTTTTTGATGGGCGTGGTGGACCTCCAGCTAGAGGTGGTGGCAAATCTCACCAGTTCTATGCTTCTTTTGGTAAAGATATAGAGTCTGACGCTATACAAATTACAATACAAGGGCAAACCATTAGCTCTAACTTTGGGACTTTAGACTCTTCACAGTATAATTTAGAACAGCTTATTAGTGCTGGTGTTAATAATAAAATTTTCACTAGTGAACAAGCTAGTATTTCTTCTGAAGAGAAAGAAATTTTACAAGATTTAGCAGACATTAGCTATCAAAAATATACGGAATTTAAAAATCATCCTAAGTTTATCCCGTACCTCGAAAAGATGAGTACGCTAAAGTATTATGCTAAAGCCAATATAGGAAGTAGGCCTTCCAAAAGAGGTAATTCAGATACACTCAACTTTAGTGATTTAAGAGCCATTCCGTTTGTGGGTAGCTGGAGCCAACTAAAACAAAATGTACCTGGTTTTTATGGTGTGGGTACTGCTTTGGCTCATTATGATGCTAATGGAAATTTTGAAAAACTAAAGGCACTATATAAAAAATCTCTATTTTTCAGAACTTTACTAGAAAATAGTATGATGAGCCTTACCAAATCTTTCTTTAAACTCACGGAGTATATGAAAGACGATGTGGAATTTGGTGCTTTTTGGCAAGAAATTTATCAAGAATACCAACTTTCTAAAGAAATGCTCCTAAAACTTACAGAGTTTAAAAGCCTTATGGAAGACCACCCAGCTGGTAAAGCCTCTATACAAATGAGAGAAGAAATGGTTCTGCCTCTACTTACCATACAACAATATGCTCTAAAAAAAGTGCAAGACGGAAGTCCTCTTTCTGAAGTTTATGAAAATATGGTGGTAAGGTCTCTATTTGGAAACATTAATGCGAGTAGAAATTCTGCGTAG
- a CDS encoding FAD-dependent monooxygenase yields MAETISIIGAGIGGLTTALMLKNKGFNIEVFESSKEIKPVGAGIIIANNAMQVFKKLGIQDKIEKAGNRISCMKITDTQLKSISVVDLTEYEKKYGVHNIAIHRGELQKILVNEVGYDNIRLSKRLIKVQKSEPFKLTFEDYSTMESKILIGADGINSVVRKDLFEESKLRNANQKCWRGICEMNLPQKYHNELNEAWGKGKRFGFVKISDRKVYWYALTNSKNIKPNEINLCELFSEFHSDILKIISATDRNQIVVSDIIDLKPIDKWQKRNVCLVGDAAHATTPNLGQGACQAIEDAYVLGKLLDKGISIENTFEKYENLRHKKAHKIVNTSWILGKIAHLDNPFLVCLRNNILRFTPKFVNKIQTDKIFKLN; encoded by the coding sequence ATGGCGGAAACAATAAGCATAATTGGTGCAGGAATTGGCGGACTAACAACCGCCTTGATGCTGAAAAATAAAGGTTTCAATATAGAGGTTTTTGAAAGTTCAAAAGAAATAAAACCTGTTGGAGCAGGAATAATAATTGCAAATAATGCGATGCAGGTTTTTAAAAAGTTAGGCATTCAGGATAAAATTGAGAAGGCTGGCAACAGAATTTCCTGTATGAAAATTACGGATACACAACTAAAAAGTATCTCTGTAGTTGACCTGACCGAATACGAAAAAAAATATGGTGTACACAATATCGCAATACACCGAGGAGAATTGCAAAAAATACTTGTAAATGAAGTGGGCTATGACAATATAAGGCTCTCAAAACGGCTTATAAAAGTTCAAAAGTCTGAACCGTTTAAATTAACTTTTGAGGACTACTCAACCATGGAAAGTAAAATATTGATTGGTGCAGACGGTATAAACTCGGTAGTTAGAAAAGACTTATTTGAAGAAAGCAAATTACGAAATGCAAACCAAAAGTGTTGGAGAGGAATTTGTGAAATGAATTTACCTCAAAAATATCATAATGAACTTAATGAGGCATGGGGGAAAGGAAAACGATTTGGTTTCGTGAAAATTAGTGATAGAAAAGTATATTGGTATGCTTTAACAAATTCAAAAAACATAAAGCCTAACGAAATAAATTTATGTGAATTATTTAGTGAGTTTCACAGCGATATTTTGAAAATTATTTCTGCAACAGACAGAAATCAAATAGTAGTGAGTGATATTATTGATCTTAAACCAATTGATAAATGGCAAAAAAGAAATGTTTGCTTAGTTGGTGATGCAGCTCATGCTACAACACCGAATTTAGGACAAGGGGCTTGCCAAGCTATTGAAGATGCATATGTTCTAGGAAAGCTACTTGACAAAGGGATTAGTATAGAAAATACTTTTGAAAAATATGAAAATTTAAGACATAAAAAAGCTCACAAAATAGTAAATACAAGTTGGATACTTGGGAAAATAGCACATTTAGACAACCCATTTTTAGTCTGTTTAAGAAATAACATTTTAAGATTTACACCAAAATTTGTAAACAAAATACAAACGGATAAAATATTTAAACTAAACTAA
- a CDS encoding dihydrolipoamide acetyltransferase family protein, with translation MAEYKLLLPSMGEGVMEATIISWLFDEGDFVNEDDSVVEIATDKVDSDVPTPVSGKIVKILKQKDEVAQVGEAIAILETEGGAVSDTIQEVPKVVETAEEVPSADVIKTIEAPLNELKVEFSGDLYLSPLVKSIAQEENISEAELKTIQGTGLEGRITKEDILKYVENRGQSSSSVMKQEVPQVVASSSASAVSSVPVSTSEGDEVIQMDRVRKIIADSMVRSKHTAPHVSSFIESDVTNVVKWRNKYKNVFQQREGEKLTFMPIFVRAVVKAIQDYPMINVSVDGDKIIKKKNINIGMATALPDGNLIVPVIKNADQLSLSGLAKAINDLAHRARNKKLKPEDTQGATYTISNIGSFGNLMGTPIIPLPQVAILAVGAIVKKPAVLETPEGDVIAIRQKMFMSHSYDHRVVDGSLGGMFLKAVHDYLENWDLDTEI, from the coding sequence ATGGCAGAATATAAATTATTACTTCCTTCAATGGGAGAAGGCGTTATGGAAGCAACTATTATTTCTTGGCTATTTGATGAGGGTGACTTCGTAAACGAGGATGATAGTGTAGTGGAAATAGCAACAGACAAAGTAGACTCAGATGTTCCTACTCCTGTTTCGGGGAAGATTGTTAAAATTTTAAAACAAAAAGACGAAGTAGCACAAGTAGGAGAGGCTATTGCGATATTAGAAACAGAGGGCGGTGCCGTATCAGATACTATTCAAGAAGTACCAAAAGTAGTTGAAACTGCAGAGGAAGTTCCTAGTGCTGATGTTATAAAAACAATAGAAGCACCTCTAAATGAGTTGAAAGTAGAGTTTTCAGGAGATTTATATTTGTCGCCTTTAGTGAAATCTATTGCTCAGGAAGAAAATATTTCGGAAGCTGAATTAAAAACTATACAAGGTACAGGTCTAGAAGGTAGAATTACTAAAGAAGATATATTAAAATATGTGGAGAATAGAGGTCAATCTTCGTCATCTGTTATGAAGCAGGAAGTGCCTCAGGTGGTAGCATCTAGTAGTGCGTCTGCGGTATCTTCTGTACCTGTAAGCACTTCTGAGGGAGACGAAGTGATACAAATGGATAGAGTTAGAAAAATTATTGCTGATTCTATGGTGCGTAGTAAACACACGGCTCCTCACGTAAGTTCGTTTATTGAGAGTGATGTTACCAATGTGGTGAAATGGAGAAATAAGTATAAAAATGTTTTCCAACAGAGAGAGGGCGAAAAGCTTACGTTTATGCCTATTTTTGTAAGAGCGGTAGTGAAGGCTATTCAGGATTATCCAATGATTAATGTCTCTGTAGATGGAGATAAAATTATTAAGAAGAAAAATATCAATATAGGTATGGCAACAGCTTTACCAGATGGAAATCTTATTGTGCCTGTAATTAAAAACGCAGACCAATTATCTTTAAGTGGCTTAGCTAAAGCTATCAATGATTTGGCTCATCGTGCGAGAAATAAAAAACTAAAACCAGAAGATACTCAAGGAGCTACTTATACTATTTCTAATATTGGTTCTTTTGGTAATTTAATGGGTACACCAATTATTCCTTTGCCTCAGGTGGCTATTTTGGCAGTAGGAGCTATTGTTAAAAAACCTGCGGTACTAGAAACTCCAGAGGGCGATGTAATTGCAATTAGACAGAAAATGTTTATGAGCCATTCTTATGACCACCGTGTGGTAGATGGTTCTCTGGGCGGAATGTTCTTAAAAGCAGTTCACGATTATCTAGAGAATTGGGATTTGGATACAGAGATTTAA
- a CDS encoding protein-L-isoaspartate(D-aspartate) O-methyltransferase encodes MKDTFVHKGKRKILVEYLREKLGICDENVLSAIGALPRHFFLESVFEDYAYEDRAFPIAAHQTISHPSTVAEQTELLQVEKGEKILEIGTGSGYQAAVLMVMGAKVYTIERQKKLFDFSKKMFKILGLRPHFQSFGDGFLGLPTFAPFDKIIVTCGAETLPVELLKQLKVGGKMVIPLGALEEQILYRFTKISETEIEKETFGVYKFVPMLGDTDGV; translated from the coding sequence ATGAAAGATACATTTGTACATAAAGGAAAACGAAAAATATTGGTAGAATATCTAAGAGAAAAATTGGGTATTTGTGATGAAAATGTGCTATCAGCGATAGGAGCATTGCCTCGTCATTTTTTTTTGGAAAGTGTTTTTGAGGATTATGCCTACGAAGATAGAGCATTTCCTATTGCTGCACATCAAACGATTTCTCACCCTTCTACTGTGGCTGAGCAAACAGAATTATTACAGGTAGAGAAAGGAGAAAAAATATTAGAAATAGGCACAGGTAGCGGCTATCAAGCAGCAGTTCTTATGGTGATGGGAGCGAAAGTTTACACTATTGAAAGACAGAAAAAACTATTTGATTTTTCTAAAAAGATGTTTAAAATTTTAGGGCTTCGTCCACATTTTCAAAGTTTTGGAGATGGTTTTTTAGGATTGCCTACTTTTGCTCCGTTTGATAAAATTATTGTAACCTGCGGGGCTGAAACTTTGCCTGTGGAATTGTTAAAGCAACTTAAAGTAGGAGGTAAAATGGTCATTCCGCTAGGGGCTTTAGAAGAGCAGATACTTTATAGATTTACCAAAATTTCTGAAACAGAAATAGAAAAGGAAACTTTTGGAGTGTATAAGTTTGTTCCAATGTTGGGAGATACAGATGGCGTTTAA
- a CDS encoding M14 family zinc carboxypeptidase has product MTNVFSYVKNVNFKNRYISPEKLFVFLKEKYGSVLEQIGTSPMGRPIYMMSIGKGRTNIVAWSQMHGNESTATLAMLDLLESLEYNPSLSEELWQEIKLDFIWMLNPDGSAVWTRRNALDIDINRDFIKESSLEMRLLKEIVLRGDYHYALNLHDQRTIFTTDAVHPATLSFLAPSENVEREVTENRKKSMAVIAEIFSKLSLEIPNQIGRYSDEFYPTSTGDNFMKAGIPTVLFEGGHFFDDYTRANTRHYYTKALYYALMAMADLKGETGGYEKYFEIPENRETHYDIIYRNVKLNTNFPCVLDVAVQYKEVYNEGDEEISFVPYVVEVGDCSRKKGWKEIDCTGKRFVSDKKYPKLDAVVDFKVE; this is encoded by the coding sequence ATGACAAATGTGTTTTCGTATGTTAAAAATGTAAACTTTAAAAATAGATATATTTCGCCCGAAAAATTGTTTGTTTTTCTAAAAGAGAAGTATGGGAGTGTTTTAGAACAGATAGGAACTTCTCCTATGGGAAGACCCATTTATATGATGAGTATAGGAAAAGGGAGAACCAATATAGTCGCTTGGAGTCAGATGCACGGTAATGAATCTACTGCAACTTTAGCTATGTTGGATTTATTAGAATCTTTAGAATATAATCCATCTTTATCTGAAGAACTTTGGCAAGAGATAAAATTGGATTTTATTTGGATGCTTAATCCTGATGGTTCAGCAGTTTGGACGAGAAGAAACGCTTTAGATATAGATATTAACAGAGACTTTATTAAAGAATCTTCTTTAGAAATGAGACTTCTAAAAGAAATCGTTTTGAGAGGTGATTATCACTATGCTCTTAATTTGCACGACCAAAGGACTATTTTTACAACGGATGCGGTTCATCCTGCGACTTTATCTTTTTTAGCACCATCTGAAAATGTAGAGAGAGAAGTTACAGAAAATAGAAAGAAAAGTATGGCGGTGATTGCTGAGATTTTTAGCAAGTTATCATTAGAAATTCCAAATCAAATAGGGCGTTATTCAGATGAGTTTTACCCAACTTCTACGGGAGATAATTTTATGAAGGCAGGAATTCCTACTGTTTTGTTTGAAGGTGGGCATTTCTTTGATGATTATACTCGTGCAAATACGAGACACTACTACACTAAAGCTCTTTACTATGCTTTGATGGCAATGGCTGATTTAAAAGGAGAAACTGGCGGATATGAGAAGTATTTTGAGATTCCAGAAAATAGAGAAACTCATTATGACATTATTTATAGGAATGTAAAACTAAATACTAATTTCCCTTGTGTGTTAGATGTGGCAGTACAATATAAGGAAGTTTATAATGAAGGAGATGAGGAAATTAGCTTTGTGCCTTATGTGGTAGAGGTGGGCGATTGTAGTAGAAAGAAAGGTTGGAAGGAAATAGATTGTACAGGTAAACGCTTTGTGAGTGATAAAAAATATCCTAAATTAGACGCTGTTGTTGATTTTAAAGTAGAATAA